The Brevinematales bacterium DNA window GTAGAAAATCTAACCCTTGCATAGAAACTACGTAGAAATTATTTCTTCAATGCGTTGACGATCTCATTGTAAATTTTCACAAGATAATCAATGCCATCTACTACTGTAGAAGTGTTTTTCTTCACCTCTTCGATATCTTTCTCTATTTTATCCATTCTTAATTCCTGGTTTTTCATCTTTTCATCAATTTCAGCCTGCTTACGGTTAATATTATCATTGTAATTCCTTATGCTATCTTCAAATACAACGATATCCTTAATTTGCTGCCTGATTTTTCCAGTATCGGCAGCTACCGAACGGATTTGAGCACCTAAATCATCCGTCTTTTCAAAGAGATTTGAGGCTATTTCTCCAAAATTAAGGTTTTTTTCCCCTTTATACCCCTTACTCTCCCGAAAATACTCAAAAAGTATAGTTTTTATCTGGGTAGCAGTGGGATCCTTCTTTGTAAGATATGTATTGAGGATTTTAAGTTCCTCTTCATTTACCCGTAAAGGGATGATTCCCGGCTTATTTACCATTATTTTTTCCTGTTTTTCTCTTGAATTTATCTATTATATCATGTATTACTATTGTATGTCAATAGTATTACACATGTATATCGTAATATATTTTTAATAATCTTTAATATTGGATAAATATCTGAATATTAGGGGCATTTATTATGTCAGGATATATATGTATATTATATGTATTACACTGTATGTCTCTATAAATAATTATATATCTATGAATAATATAATATATGTATGTCGTATATGTATTACTTCTTATAAATGCAACTTGTTGCGTTAAGTGTGACTTAAATTTATTCCAATTTACGCTTGACATTACGCCGATTTTTATGCTATACTGCTTTCGATGTGCGGAGGTTTGTATGGTTTCCATCGGTATGCCCTACGAAAATTACAAAGACTATGAACAGGATACTTACCATCTCAAAGGTGTTGAATCTAACGATATTCTACTCATGGGATCGCTTTATAAGGAGCTCGAGCTATCAAAAATGGACGATAAAGTGTTCCGTCGACTCGCCCTGGGCGAATCTATGGACGGAACCCCTCTCGTCCAGACCGCAGTGAAAAATACCCATGAGAAAAATGGACGCGAGATTTTCAATGCCGCTCATAGGCCCGGTACAGACTTTACTTTCTCTCCTCATAAATCAGTCTCGCTCGCCGCCCTGCTCTCCCCGGATCCCGCCGTCCGACAGGCCGTACGCGAAGCACATGATAAAGCCGTCGCCTCCGTCGCTAAGTATATCGAGAAAAACCTTATCCAGGTCCGTGACGTCCGAACCTATATCGATGTAAATGGGAACCCCCAGAAGGTCACTAAACGGATCAATACCGGGAATATGATCGCCGCCGCCATCACTCACTATATCTCCCGCGATAACGATCCCCAGCTCCATACTCACCTCGTCATTTTCAATCTTACAAAAGTACCCGAGACTACAAAATTCGGCTTCAATTTCAAAGCGATCGCGAATGAGAAACTTTTCAAGAATAGAACCCTGCTCAATAATCTCTACGATAACGAACTCTCTCATCAATTACAAAAACATGGCTTCGAGACCGGACGAATTAAAAATAGATATGCCTCCCTAAAAGTCGATGAGAAAGCGATCGAATACTACTCAAAACGACGCCACGCAATAGAAATAAAAGCCGAACAGATTAAAAAAGATTATCCGAATGCCTCTTATGGCCAACGCCTCATGAAAGCCGCTCTTATGACACGCCGAGAAAAAGGCGAGGACGGCCTCGACCTGCCCGGCATGATCACTAAATGGCAAGCCGATATCGAAAAAAACGGTTTTATCATAGATCCCGCCCGCCAGGCCGAACCGGCGAAATTACAGTATACCCCCCGCCAGTATATAAAATATGCTATCAAAAACATCTTCGAACATGAGTCTACCTTCACGCAGCAGGACGTACTCAATCAGGCTTCCCGCCTTTCTGCCGGCCAGGCTTCACTGTCCAGCCTTATTTCCGCTTGGGAGAAAATGGTTGAAAAGAATACGCAGGTCCGCGAAGAAAAACTCACGAAAGATAATATCCTGCTCGGCGAGCTTCTGGGAGAAAAGGTCTATACCACGAAAGAAGTATTCCAGGAAGAGAAAAAGATTATCCGGATTGCGAAGGAACTACATAAGTCAGCCATGCCCGTCGTCTCTAAACTCTATATCGATCAGGAACTCGAAAGGAAGGCCGAGCTCGCAAAACTCTCTAATCAGTCAGGACTTACGAAAGGTCAGAAAAACGCAGTCCGGAAGATCCTCGACGGATCACGTATCACCCTCGTCCAGGGCGACGCCGGTACCGGTAAAACGACAATGGTTAAAACCGTCGCAGATATCCTCTCCAAACACTCGAGGAAGGGAATCATCGGGCTCTCGTATACCGGAAAAGCTGCTTATGAACTCTACCGGAATGGAGGAATCGATTCTATGACTATCGATAGCTTCCATCGGAAACCGGATATCAAACTCGATAATAAAATAGTGATCGTAGATGAGTCGTCCATGCTCTCCTCAAAAGCGTTCCTCAAGGTCCTCGACAGGATTACCCCTACTACAAAGATCGTCCTGATCGGGGACTATAAACAGCTTCAATCGATCGGGCCCGGGAATACATTCGACAATCTCAGGAAAACAGTAGGCTCCGCGATCATGAATGAGATCATCCGGCAGAAGCCGAACCCCTCTTACCTCGAGGTGGCCGCGAGAATGTCCCGGCTGGATAGTGAAAAGGCGTTTGCGAAAATGAAGGATATGGGAGCGCTTGTCGAAACTACGAATGATAACTATATCGGGAAGATCGTCAAGGATTATATGGCCGACCGGAACGCCGTTATTGTAACCCCTGCGAATACGGATAAACAGGATATCAATATTGCTATCCGGGAGAAACTCGCCGCAAAAGGGATACTCCGGAATGAACATGAGTATGAGCTCCTTCATCAAAAACTGATCACGAAAACGGAGCAATTAATGTATGGTTATTATCAGGAAGGCGATGTCATCAGGTTCAATACCTCTATTCCCGGCCAGAAGGCCGGTGACGTCGAAACGATTAAAGACGCCCAGATCGATAAACTCGTTACCGTTGACAAGCATGGGCATGAGCATTCCCGACGGTATACGGATATTGCGAATAATGTAAATGTATTCGAGCGCCAGATCATCAAACTCGCTACCGGGGACTCCGTGATCTCGACAATGAACTCGCATAAGATGGGTGTCAAAAACGGCGAGCAGTGGACCGTAAAAAAGATTGAAGGCGATGTTATCACATTAAAGCATGAGGATAAGATCGTCAAGGTAAACGCGAAGGAATATCAGTTCCTCGATTACGGTTATTGTGTGACAAACTATAAATCTCAGGGACTTACCGCGGATCGCGTTGTCGCTTATTTCGATAGTGCGAAGGATCAGCTGAACTCATTCAATTCCATCTATGTGGCCATTACTCGAGGACGCCAGGACCTCAAGGTCTATTCCAATGACTTCGGAACCCTGCTCGAACAGGCAAAGGACGTCCGCCTGAAGGAAAGCGTCCGCGATGTTGATAAGAAAATATGGGAAGAAAAGAATAAATGGGATCTTGCCGGGGAACAAGGAAAGAGCAATGATAAAGGGAATGATCAGGGGATGGAAAAGGAAATATCCAGAAAAAGATTAGGTTAAATAAGCAAGCCCGCCGGTATATGCCGACGGGCCTTTTTATAGGGAGGAGGAGGTATGCGGGCAGCAGGGTAAGATCCTGCAACTTCTTTGCCTTTCACCGTTTCCGGTGGTGGGGACTTGAACCCCTCACCCGCTTGTAAAGGAAGCCTTCGCTATGTGGTAAGCTCGCTTCCCTCGTAAATATAGACGGTTTGGAATATTTCGTAAAAGGGTTGTTATTCAAAATATTAGTGAATGAGGGAAAAGAAAAACCCGCCGGGGATCCGGCGGGCTGTTTTTATTTGATACTAAAACGTTTTCCAGTCTATCATGGTGTCTTTGTGATGTTCAGCTGTCCAGCCCTTAATCCAGAGATCCATCAGTTGAATAACCACATTATGCTTTTTTGAAAATTCAGGATCATCATAACCGAAACTTAATTCTACATTGAAACGTTCCCAAAAAACCTTATCATGTATAAGAGCCTTAATCCCTGACTTATATGCATTCACTCCCATTTCATAAACTTCTTTTTCTAACTGCTTATCCATTTATTCCTCCTCACTGTTATATATAGACGTAATTGTAATAATCATTAAAAAGACCGCCAATTATTATGGCGGTCCGCTTTTAAAATTCTTTCAGCAAGTTATCAAGGATCTGCGCCTTCTCTTTCTGGCCGTCGATGATCAAGAGGCTTTTGACTACCTCAATTCTGTTCTTTAACGGATAGCTTTTGAGAAGCGTTATCATATCCTTCTTTTCGAGCTTATCTATAAGCTCATCGATCTTTGTCTCAATCTCTTTCATGTCTATCATATTCTCCTCCCCCGCTCGTTTATTGACCTCCATGTCATCGCGGGACTTCCCCCCTCCTGGGGGTCGCTTATATTGCCTGAATGATTATCTTGTCACCGTCGAGCTCCGGGTTCAGGTTCTCGCTGTAAAATAAATCCCGGACTTCCTCGGTATCCATTTCGACCGGCAGGATGGCCTGATCTGCTATCTCCCCGCCGTTCCGTTTCAGAAAAAAGATTGCGTCTTTCATCTAAGCCTCCATTCATTTCTAAATATAGACGGTTGAAGAAAATTGAAAAAAAGCCGACCTTTCGACCGGCTTCCTGATTACATAGCTTTTAACGTCGCTTTCCATTTCTTGAGGCTTTCCTCGAATACCTCAAGGGATATCGCTTCGCTTCCATCCTTCCGGGCTCTCGCGCGTGCGCTGTTATACGCATGGACTACTGCGAGATTGTCAAGAGCTTTTCCCCGCTCCTGTAATATCAGCCCTACCCTTTTTAAAAACCGATTGAGCTTCTTAATCATATTCATCTCCTCCGCTATTTGGTTATTCTATTGATTAGACGGGGTGCGTACTTAGAAATGAGCTTGATAATAGCTTTATCATGGTGTTTAATAACAAGCTCTTTTAAAGTAGCTCTTTCGGGTATGACTATCATTTCCTCGAAAAACATTGTTTTTGAATAATCGATGTGACTGTCATCCATCATGAATACCATCTTTTTACTCCCCGCTTGAATCCTCTATATATAGACGAAAGACAGAAATTCAAAATATATTGAGTTATATGCCCTGTATATATTCCTCTCTCGTAAACCCTATTCGTTATCGCTTTGGTAATGGAGCCGGTATTGAATGGATGGGGTATATACCTTCGCCCAGGACGACGCGGGGGGCTGGGGGCGCGAAGCCCCCAGTGCGACTCCCAGGATGGGGGAAGTCCCGCGGGCGCATGGACGCGCAGGAGCGGGAAGACTCTTAAAAAGGTTGTCGCGCGTGCGCTTTCGGATCACGCGCGAAATAAATTACCCCGCCTTAAAACCGGTATCACCGGTAAAGGCGGGGCGATGTCTGGGGGGTGTATTATGCGCTTTGGACTCCGCTGTTCTTTCGGATAGTCTTGACGATCACGTCATACCCCTTCTTGGGATCGTACTTCGAACCGTTCTCAGCTTTCTTCTTCATGAGCGTTTCTCTTAATGTCATATTCCCTCCATTGGTTTTTTTCTACGTGTTCAGCCATGATAAAGCTGCGCGGCGTTTCTGGAATTCCTCGGTTAATATACTGCTCCCTAGATCGTCGAACGCTCTTACGCTCTCACCTTCTTCGAATATCCCCTTGATCCGTTCCGTGCGAAGGCTCTCAAGCTCCTTCCGGAGCTCATAGTATTTCTTCGCTTCGTCTCCGAATAATACCTTCATGTTTTTCCCCGCTCTTTATGCTTTCTTCATATAGACGGTTGGGAGAATTTGGGAACCGGGTATTATGCCCGGATAATAAAAAAGCTCCGGGAATAACCAGGAGCCGTGTATCAGTTATTTAATGTCAGCCTGATCTTCGTTTTCTCGATCCAGCTGGGCTCTAGTACCGAACCCCAGTCAGAATGCCTTACGTTCTCCGCCTGGACAAGAATACTGTCGCTCGCGATCTCAAGAATGCGATATACAGTCTTTCCGACTTTTGCCGCTCCGCCAGTCGTTAAAAGATTATTCTTTGATAACGCATTGACCGCGAGCTTCGCTCCTTTGATCTTCCCTGCGGTTACATACTCCCGCCCTCGATATACCATGTTCGAAATATCCATAGATATCCTCCATCCTTATTAAAATTAGACGATATAGAAATATTGAAAAACCCCGCCGGTGCATGGTCGCTCCCGACGGGGCAATAAAGGGCTGGTGCGTATTCGCTCCCAGCTGGTGGGGGTTAATTTAGAAAGAATGAAGGGTTTTTCTTTGCCCATTCCTGAAACATCCCGTCGATTAGTTTATCGCCGGGTTTTACGTCCATTTTCAGTATAGCTTCCTGGTCTATCCCGATACTCGATAGCTGAATCCTTTTAATATCGGTGGGTTTTACAGGATCTCCCTTGTAAATGAAAATGTGATTCTGATTATGATCCTGATTAGTCATCGAAATGTGATAACTATAACCGTAAATTTCTTTATCCATTATGTACCTCCATCTTCTTTAATATAAATAGACGATATGGAGAATTTCAATATAAGAAGCCTTCCTCTGCCCTTACTAACTGATATTCCGCCCGCAAAATAAAGGGCGGAATTCTGGCCGATCCTTACCTCCCGGAGCGCATAATCGATACGCGCAAGCGGATCGTCGCGCGACGGGTCTATCTTAAAAGATTGGTATGGGATAAAAAACCGCCCGAGGGAGGAGGTTCCCGGGCGGCGTGGAGGAGGAGTGCGGTTCCGGAAAATCCGGAGAATAAATACGGTGAGGAAGCTTTCGCTGTGTGGTAAGCTCGCTTCCCTCGTATATATAGACGCTGTGGGGAATTTCATAATATTGAATTTTTAAAGGGTTGCCGAGAATATGTGACGTTATCACGCTCGAAATGAAAAACCCGCCGGGGAATCCGGCGGGGAAGCTTATCATTCTTCTTTGATTTGAACTATCTTGATATTACCTCTTTCATGGTAATAATCAAGAAATGTATTTAATGGCCGTCCTTTCCAGCCCTTCAGGATTGGCGGGACTTCCGTGATTATGTCCTTATCGTCGGTCAATAGTCCCCCACACATAAACCCGAGGTCGATGTATATTGATTTCATCTCTCTCCTTCTTCAGAATACTACTATACGGAGATCAAGGCCGGGGTTGAACTTTGAACTAAGATAAGCATAATTGATAGCCGCGAATTTCTCAAGAAATGGTTCTTTCGCAAGCTCCGTTATCCTGCCTTCCGCAGTCCATACATGGACTTCCCATTTCTCCTTTTCGCTGTCGTCGATGATGATCACGTGCTCCCGCACTTCCCCGTTATGCTCTATCTCGTGTTTCTCTATCATATTATCCCCCGCTCGTTATTGACTTCCTCTTGCCCTCGAGTTCCTCTCGGGGGTGTCCTCGCGGGACTTCGGCCTCCTGCCTCAGCTCCTTACCAAATAGACGTAATGCCGGGATTAGAAAAGACAATATCCCGGCTTCATGCCCGCTTCATCGAATAACGCGGCCCCGACCGGAAACCCGTCGGCATTGCAGGGAAAACTGAAAAAGACCTGTGAACGGACTTCCTTCACGAGCTCATCATTCATAGCCTGCCAATGTAACGGGGCCTCGACCTCAACCGGCACGTTCTTCAGGAGCTCGACCGAAACGGAAAATTCAGGACTTTCCGGTATGTTAAAATCCGGGTCGGATATGCTGACGCGCTTGATCTCCCGCGTCATGGAATCCCGGTTGATCATATAAATATCGACGATCTGTCCGTCCTCCGGTGTTATTCTCTCTATCACTGCGTTCCGAATATCCCGGACAGTTATAATGCTCAGTATGAGATTGACCGTTTTTCGGTATTTAACGAATATGTAATCTTTCATGGGTAACTCCTTTAATTTATAAAAGTCATTTCAGCTTTAATGACGTCGCCCTCTTTCTTCTCTATTCCCATCGGACCGTAGAAGATACTTTCCGCGAGCACATCATCATTTACGTCTAATGCTATATGACGGACTATTGAATAATCTTCGTTATGAAAACTGTAGAGAAAGAAATAATTAAACATTAGGACCTCCGCCTTTTTATTCTCTTGATATAGACGGTTGAGAAAAAATCAAATTTATATCGATGTTCCTTGTCTTTATTAACTGAAATTCCGCCTGCAAAATAAAGGGCGGAATTCTGGCCGTTCCCCTTACCTGTGAGGCCCGCATAATCGAGACGCGCAAGCGGATCGTCGCGGGACGAATAATGCTTAATAACGATCCGCTTATCCTCGAGCTTTGTTGGGAAACCGATCTTTTTCCCCTACCCTCTTATCGATTTGAAAACGGACGCCCGTCCCTCGTCCAATCGAGGGCGGGCCGACGTCGCGGGCATAAAATACCTTATATCTATATGTTAAGAATGTGTATCATATATAATAACATCTCTTGATATGTAGCAGAACGCTACATTGGGCGCGGGAAAAGAAAAAGCCTCCGTATTCGGGAGGCTTTGCAGTTGTTAGTTAGCGAGCTTCAGTACCCAGCAGGACTTTCCGCGGTTGTCATATCCGGGGGCGACGCGGGTGGCGAATTTGTAAGTGTCTTTTACGAAATCGCGGAATGACTCGGCTTCCGGGATATCCCCGAATTTCTTCCTTTCCAGTAAGACATTGATCGAATTCTTAACCATAATGTATTCCTCCTCTCATTATTGACGTCCTCTTGCTCGCGGGACCTCAACGTCGTGTCTCGGCTCCATCCTACATATAGACGGTTGGGAATATTTCAAAAAAGAAAAGCCCTCTTTCGAGGGCTCTATTATCAAGAGGCGAGTTCTTCGGGTTTTTCTTCACTCTCTGCGGTCATTGAAAGACCGGACTTTTCAAGGATATACTCGACCGCTTCCTGAGCCTTGATACAGGCTTTCGGGAATATCTGCGGGTCGTCTTTAATAAACTGTATCCAATTATTGAGATACGCCGCGGAGTTCTCGAAATGGGTTTCTATCCCGCAATAAGCGCTTAACATAGCCGAACCGATTTCCGCGACAAGTTCCTCGGCTGAATACTTTTCCGTTCCGTTCTTGCCGTCCATCTTACGGTTTAACCGTTTTTCGATGGCGGTTGAGTGTATCATCTCATGGAAAAAGGCCGCATAATATTCTTCAGAATTATGGAATTCCTTCATGTCGGGCATAAAAAGAATATCCTCTTTCGGGTTAAAAGCCGGGTCATCGGTTTTAAGAATAGGCATTTCGGAATACTTCTTAATAATTTCATCCGCTGAAAGAATGACCGGGTTTTCTTTTTGTACGGGCATTTCTATCCCGTCGATATCTTCGATATTAAATACCGTGTAACCCTTCACATAAAAGCGGTCGTTCCCGTTCAATACTGAGACTTCTCTTTCCTCTCCGTTTTCATCTTTCATTTTCTCGGTCTTTTCGCGGAGAAGGTTGTTGACAAAATAAACAGGGTAACCCTTCGCTCCCTTCTTGACATACCCGCCCGCTTCCTGAGCCTGTTTGAAGGTCATCCAATACGAATATTGGTAGCCTTTCATCTCGGAAAGTAACCACAAGAAAACATAATTTCCGCCGTGATAACTTCTTTTTGTCCGGTAATTCATCGGGGAATTGCTCGAATTCCATGCTTTACGCCACGGAACCGATTTGTTTTCTTCCATGAGATTTACCAGCTTTTCGCTGATCTTGTCATAAGCTAACGGCATAAAAAATACTCCTTCCTCTTTATTGACCGTCCTTACGGTCTCTCTTAAATAAAGACGATTGGGAGTATTTCAATAAATAACAATGAAACATACCCATATTTCCTCTCTTGTAAACCCTATTCCGTCATCGTTTTGGTAATGGAGCCGGTATTGAATGGATGGGGTATATACCTTCGCCCAGGATGTCGCGGGGGGCTGGGGGCGCGATGCCCCCAGTATGACTCCCAGGATGGGTGAAATCCCATGTTGACAAGGATGTCGTATACATGGGAAGACTCTTAAAAGGGTTGTCGCGCGTGCGCTTTCGGATCACGCGCGAAGCTAATAAATGAGAAAAGCCTAACGCGGTTCGCGCGACGGCCTAAAGTGGTTACCCGTACCCGGCTGTCTTTCCGGTGGGCGCGGAGTTTAAATGTTTAAGCATGGGATTTCTTTTTTGCGCTGCCTTTTGGAAAGGAATATAAATCCTCGTCGTGAGAATATTCCAGTTCACCGAAAATATCCATTTCATCCAATTCTGCCCTCATCTTTTCAAGGGCTTTCTCCGGTTCCCGCGCGCTCATTTCCTTTACGAAAACATATCTGTAATACCGAACGATACGATACTCGCGTTTCTTTGCCATATAGTCCTCCTCTGTGTTTGTATATTTAGACGGAAAAGAAGTTTTAAAATAGAAAAACCCCGCCGGATCCCCGGCGGGGAAAGAATGAGTTAGATAATATTCATCTGTTTTTTAACTTTATTTTTCATCCATTCGCAAATATCGCTGCCGACTTTCGCGTATGGGCTTAAACCTTTTTCCCTTAAATACCAGGACTTGTAAGAGGGAGCAAACTGCATAAATTCAATATTC harbors:
- a CDS encoding relaxase domain-containing protein produces the protein MVSIGMPYENYKDYEQDTYHLKGVESNDILLMGSLYKELELSKMDDKVFRRLALGESMDGTPLVQTAVKNTHEKNGREIFNAAHRPGTDFTFSPHKSVSLAALLSPDPAVRQAVREAHDKAVASVAKYIEKNLIQVRDVRTYIDVNGNPQKVTKRINTGNMIAAAITHYISRDNDPQLHTHLVIFNLTKVPETTKFGFNFKAIANEKLFKNRTLLNNLYDNELSHQLQKHGFETGRIKNRYASLKVDEKAIEYYSKRRHAIEIKAEQIKKDYPNASYGQRLMKAALMTRREKGEDGLDLPGMITKWQADIEKNGFIIDPARQAEPAKLQYTPRQYIKYAIKNIFEHESTFTQQDVLNQASRLSAGQASLSSLISAWEKMVEKNTQVREEKLTKDNILLGELLGEKVYTTKEVFQEEKKIIRIAKELHKSAMPVVSKLYIDQELERKAELAKLSNQSGLTKGQKNAVRKILDGSRITLVQGDAGTGKTTMVKTVADILSKHSRKGIIGLSYTGKAAYELYRNGGIDSMTIDSFHRKPDIKLDNKIVIVDESSMLSSKAFLKVLDRITPTTKIVLIGDYKQLQSIGPGNTFDNLRKTVGSAIMNEIIRQKPNPSYLEVAARMSRLDSEKAFAKMKDMGALVETTNDNYIGKIVKDYMADRNAVIVTPANTDKQDINIAIREKLAAKGILRNEHEYELLHQKLITKTEQLMYGYYQEGDVIRFNTSIPGQKAGDVETIKDAQIDKLVTVDKHGHEHSRRYTDIANNVNVFERQIIKLATGDSVISTMNSHKMGVKNGEQWTVKKIEGDVITLKHEDKIVKVNAKEYQFLDYGYCVTNYKSQGLTADRVVAYFDSAKDQLNSFNSIYVAITRGRQDLKVYSNDFGTLLEQAKDVRLKESVRDVDKKIWEEKNKWDLAGEQGKSNDKGNDQGMEKEISRKRLG
- a CDS encoding DUF1738 domain-containing protein yields the protein MPLAYDKISEKLVNLMEENKSVPWRKAWNSSNSPMNYRTKRSYHGGNYVFLWLLSEMKGYQYSYWMTFKQAQEAGGYVKKGAKGYPVYFVNNLLREKTEKMKDENGEEREVSVLNGNDRFYVKGYTVFNIEDIDGIEMPVQKENPVILSADEIIKKYSEMPILKTDDPAFNPKEDILFMPDMKEFHNSEEYYAAFFHEMIHSTAIEKRLNRKMDGKNGTEKYSAEELVAEIGSAMLSAYCGIETHFENSAAYLNNWIQFIKDDPQIFPKACIKAQEAVEYILEKSGLSMTAESEEKPEELAS